CCGGTCTTCCCCTCGGACGGCGGCAGCAGCACCAGCACTTCGCGTCACTCCTCACTCGGACGGGTCGTTTCCCGCAGCGACGATACTGGCCGCATGAACGCCCTACGGGACCACGCCGAGTGGCGGCGGATCGCCCTCGGCCCGGGCGATCGTCCCCTGGACCTGATGACCGCCCGGTTCGACCGGCACCGTTACGCGCCGCACGCGCACGAGGAATTCGCCATCGGCGCGTGCACCGCCGGACTGGAGAGCATCCGGTACCGGGGCGCCGACCACCTCGCCGGCCCCGGCACCGTCGTGATCCTCCAGCCCGGCGAGGCCCACACCGGCGGCCCGGCCGACGCCTGCGGCATGGCCTACCGCGTGCTCTACCCGATGCCCGACCTGGTCGCGGAGGGCGTCCGGAGCCGCCCCTGGTTCCCCGACCCCGTCGTGTACGACCCCGAGCTGGCCGCCGCGCTCACCCGGCTCCACCGCGACGCGGAGGACGGGCTGCGCACCGAGTCCGCGCTGCTGTGCCTCTTCGCCGACCTCGCCCGCCGCTGGGCCGGAGCCCGCCCGGCCGACCCCGCGCCGGGCTGCCACACCATCGCGCGCGCCGTGCGCACCCGGCTCGCGGACGAGCCGCGCACGCCGCCGACGCTGGCCGAGATCGCCGCCGGACTCGGGCTCTCCCGCTGGCAGGTGCTGCGCGCCTTCCGCGCGGCGGAGGGAATGCCGCCGTACGCCTGGCTGGCCCAGTACCGCGTCACCCGCGCGCGTGGACTGCTGGACGCCGGCCACCGCCCGGCCGAGGCGGCGGCGCTGGTCGGCTTCGCGGATCAGGCCCATCTGACGCGCTGGTTCCGGCGCGTGCTGGGCGTCACGCCGGGCGCGTACCGCAACAGCGTTCAAGACGCGCCCCTTCGTCCCGGATGATGCTGGAGCCATGTCTGCGCGTGGCTGGATCCTGTTCGCCCTGATGAGCGTCATCTGGGGCATTCCCTATCTGATGATCAAGGTCGCGGTCGAGGGCGTGCCCGTTCCG
Above is a window of Streptomyces sp. NBC_01803 DNA encoding:
- a CDS encoding helix-turn-helix transcriptional regulator → MNALRDHAEWRRIALGPGDRPLDLMTARFDRHRYAPHAHEEFAIGACTAGLESIRYRGADHLAGPGTVVILQPGEAHTGGPADACGMAYRVLYPMPDLVAEGVRSRPWFPDPVVYDPELAAALTRLHRDAEDGLRTESALLCLFADLARRWAGARPADPAPGCHTIARAVRTRLADEPRTPPTLAEIAAGLGLSRWQVLRAFRAAEGMPPYAWLAQYRVTRARGLLDAGHRPAEAAALVGFADQAHLTRWFRRVLGVTPGAYRNSVQDAPLRPG